DNA sequence from the bacterium genome:
ATCGATACGGTCGGTGTTGAACGAGCTGCTCCGCCTGATCAAACCGTACACTTCATAGCCCTTACCGAGGAGCAATTCCGCAAGATATGACCCGTCCTGCCCCGTAATCCCCGTAATGAACGCTTTTGGCATGACATTCTCCCATAGAGCTGAGCAGTTACATGTTTTTCACTGTCTCGCCCAAAATCATCCAGAAGGTTGTTATCATGACCACACCCGATGGGGGTATGATCTTCGTGTCGTATCCGGGAATCTCGACAACAGCATCGCCGTGTTTCCAGTAAGGATCGATGTAGATATCGATCTTGCTCATATCGGGCGCCACTGGTGTTCCTTCACCGACTTCAGTCGGGCCGGGTGTGAACACGCACACCGTTTTTACGCCGATTTCTTTCGCGAGGTCCAGTTCCTGTTCGGGTGTATATGAATATCCAACATGGAACCAGATATCCCCTCTCGAAAGGACTCCCTTGAGATAATCCCTGCCGTACTGGTTCGAGAGAACGGTGAAAATATTCGGATATCCGGGCATCCGCAGCTGGGCGACCATGAAATGCCCCACAACGCTTGCGACGACCTTGTGGCCGGATTTGATCGTTTCGGCGCATGTTTTTCCGGCCTGACGGAACTGTTCAAGCTCGCCTGCCTTGATTCTATCGAGGTACCCTCTGACCGTCGTGACATACTGCCGTCCCGGAACACCGGCCTTAACCGGAGATATCTTCATGTCCGAATGGTACAGAAAATCGCCGATTTTTGTATTGCGGGGAGCGGCTCCGGGGACAAACATGCTCTGCCAGAGCGCCGGCATCTTTCCGAGACGGGTCAGGGCGCCGACATACTCGGCGGTGAATGTCCACATATTGATGACATTCGCCATCGCGCCGACCGGTCCGAAGGGAGCTGCCGAGCCGATTTTCATGACCGGTACCGGTCCTGCTTCGAGACCGCTGTCGATGAGATAATCGGCGAGACCGGCTATCTTCGATGATTGGGAGCCGAACACGATGATGAGCGCGCCCTTCTGCTTGAGCGTGTTTATCTGCGCGGTCTGTTCATCGGGTTTCAGATCGATCGTGCCGACAAGCACGATATCGTTCTGCGCCACTTCGTTGTTCAGCGGAACCGGCTGGATGTGACGGAGCCCTCCGGCGCGGTCGCATGCCTCGGCGACGAATCCACCCCAGTCCTCATGCATGGGATATCCGATTCCGCCGCCCGGAATCATCTTTGTCTCTTCATTCCCCGTCCTCGTAACGGTCTCGTCATCCGTCACATAAATCTTGCCGCCTTTTACGGCGCACGCGGCAGCCGCATCCGCCGCCTTCGAGATGTCGTCCATGATGGTTTCGGTGTGATCGAGACATCCGATTACCTTCGTTATATATACATCAGCGGGACTTGCATTCGAAACAGGCTCCTGAGTCACCGCTTTTCCCTCCTCTTTCTTCGCACACCCGGCAGCAAAAACAATCATGACCGTAATTAAAATCGTGTTCGGAAACCGCATAGTAATAATCCTCCCTCTCCATTTGAATAACAATCTGTTATGCTTAACACCTCAATATAATATACAAGGCAGGATTATTCATCACTTTTTTAACCGGTCATGCCAGGCTGTGTTGAAACACCTAACTATTTGTGCAATCGATCATTGATCACAGATGCTGAACAAAGTTAAATATGACAACCTGATCGTACGTGCGAGTACATGTCACCCTGAACTCCTATGTCCGAAAAGGAAAGGGATATGTCTGAAA
Encoded proteins:
- a CDS encoding GDP-mannose 4,6-dehydratase — protein: MPKAFITGITGQDGSYLAELLLGKGYEVYGLIRRSSSFNTDRIDHLYRDPHGNGEKPRLFLHYGDMGATDTLLDIIYT